A window of Candidatus Cloacimonadota bacterium contains these coding sequences:
- the cysC gene encoding adenylyl-sulfate kinase, with amino-acid sequence MIKSKNITWHESGISKEDREKQNSHKGVVIWLTGLSGSGKSTIAVELQAQLFEEGCQVFILDGDNIRHGLNKDLGFSPEDREENIRRIGEVAKLFADAGVIAITSFISPYRKDRDVNRELLPEGEFIEVYVQAPLDVCEERDPKGLYKKARAGIIPEFTGISAPYEAPLKPEIVIETDKLSVVESAQKILEYLKKYKIISS; translated from the coding sequence ATGATAAAGAGTAAGAATATCACGTGGCACGAAAGCGGGATCTCAAAAGAGGATAGAGAGAAACAAAATAGTCACAAGGGTGTTGTAATATGGTTGACTGGATTGTCAGGATCCGGAAAATCAACAATTGCCGTTGAACTTCAAGCACAGTTATTTGAAGAGGGCTGCCAGGTTTTCATACTTGATGGCGACAATATTCGCCATGGTCTTAACAAGGATCTCGGCTTCTCACCTGAAGACCGTGAAGAGAATATCAGAAGGATCGGTGAAGTGGCTAAACTTTTTGCAGATGCAGGAGTAATTGCCATCACATCATTCATCTCGCCATACAGAAAAGATAGAGATGTAAACAGGGAGCTTCTTCCTGAAGGAGAATTTATTGAAGTATATGTTCAAGCCCCACTTGATGTATGCGAAGAACGCGACCCCAAAGGACTTTATAAAAAAGCACGTGCCGGCATCATACCTGAATTTACAGGCATCTCTGCTCCATATGAAGCACCTCTGAAGCCGGAAATTGTTATCGAAACTGATAAACTCTCAGTTGTTGAATCAGCACAAAAAATCCTCGAGTACTTGAAAAAATACAAAATAATTAGTTCATAA